In Cytobacillus oceanisediminis, the following proteins share a genomic window:
- a CDS encoding GNAT family N-acetyltransferase, whose translation MNNSKVESIQELTDKKQWLEAFPIMKQLRTDLTEKTYLDLLEEMRKDGYFLYALYKDNRIVSLAGLSWRVNFYNKRHVYIYDLVTDKAYRSYGFGEKLLGFIHNWAKDNGAEYVALESGIQRNNAHRFYEDKLDYDKWCYSFRKML comes from the coding sequence GTGAATAATTCAAAAGTAGAATCAATACAAGAGCTAACAGACAAGAAACAATGGTTAGAAGCCTTTCCGATTATGAAACAGTTACGAACTGATTTGACTGAAAAGACATATCTGGACTTACTTGAAGAAATGAGGAAAGATGGGTATTTTTTATATGCTTTATATAAAGATAATCGAATTGTATCCTTAGCTGGCTTAAGTTGGAGAGTTAACTTTTATAATAAACGTCACGTATATATATATGACTTGGTAACAGATAAAGCATACCGATCATATGGATTTGGAGAGAAATTATTAGGATTTATACATAATTGGGCAAAGGATAATGGTGCTGAATATGTGGCATTAGAATCTGGTATTCAGCGAAACAATGCTCATCGTTTTTATGAAGACAAATTAGATTATGATAAATGGTGCTATTCATTTAGAAAAATGTTGTGA
- a CDS encoding MBL fold metallo-hydrolase gives MIKDLWFTVQQIDSNTYVISEYGHWEKVHSFLLLGNQKAVLIDTGLGIDNIKRVTDQLTTLPIEVITTHVHTDHIGSHGEFERIYVHEGDKDWLVNGIKGLSIEQIRKDVSRDITLPTPNTFNPNTYQPFQGEPTGLLADGDVIELGNRKLIIYHTPGHSPGHISVFDETNGYLFTGDLLYDETPIYAFYPSTNPVDLVNSLERISEIPNISMVYGSHNTLGLEPKILEEVKIAVKFLRENKLTKFGTGIHKFNGFSVQF, from the coding sequence ATGATTAAAGATTTGTGGTTTACTGTGCAACAGATTGATAGTAATACATACGTAATTAGTGAATATGGACATTGGGAGAAGGTACATTCATTTTTATTATTAGGTAATCAAAAAGCGGTACTAATTGATACTGGTCTTGGTATTGATAATATAAAGAGAGTTACTGACCAGTTGACTACCTTGCCGATTGAAGTCATCACTACTCATGTCCACACTGATCATATTGGAAGTCATGGCGAATTTGAAAGAATATATGTTCATGAGGGAGATAAAGATTGGTTAGTGAATGGAATAAAAGGCTTATCAATCGAACAAATAAGAAAAGATGTTAGTAGAGATATAACATTGCCTACTCCGAATACATTTAATCCTAACACATATCAACCATTTCAAGGCGAACCAACAGGGTTGTTAGCTGATGGCGATGTAATTGAGTTGGGTAATAGAAAGTTAATAATCTATCATACTCCTGGACATTCTCCTGGTCATATATCGGTTTTTGATGAAACAAACGGTTATTTGTTTACAGGGGATTTACTATATGATGAAACCCCTATATATGCTTTTTATCCTTCAACAAACCCTGTTGATTTAGTTAACTCGTTGGAAAGAATTTCAGAGATACCAAACATCTCAATGGTTTACGGTTCACATAACACTTTAGGACTTGAACCAAAAATTTTAGAAGAAGTAAAAATTGCAGTTAAGTTTTTGAGAGAAAATAAACTTACTAAATTCGGTACAGGAATCCACAAATTTAACGGTTTTAGTGTTCAGTTTTAA
- a CDS encoding SDR family NAD(P)-dependent oxidoreductase, producing the protein MLKNRKIIVTGAASGIGKEVVKQCLHEGASVIACDINEHSLYDLKRSMDDRSDLHTYQLDVSSYEEVAKFFVYVEAEHSDVDGLVNNAGIYLAKNILDYQVDEIDKVLDINVKGFIYFSQMFGKKLFQSHRKGVIINMSSVSGMEGSSDAIYGLSKAAILGLTKSCAMNFSPYIRVNAVAPTMVNTPMMGMIPNWRKEEYLSHQLIDTPVLPEDVADTVIFLLSDNAKHYTGATFDINNGGYLR; encoded by the coding sequence GTGCTCAAAAATAGAAAAATAATCGTAACAGGTGCGGCCTCTGGGATAGGAAAAGAAGTTGTCAAGCAATGCTTACATGAGGGTGCTTCAGTTATTGCATGCGATATTAATGAACATTCCTTATATGACTTAAAACGGTCAATGGATGATCGCTCTGATCTACATACATATCAATTAGATGTAAGTAGCTATGAAGAGGTCGCTAAATTTTTTGTATATGTTGAAGCAGAACATTCTGATGTAGATGGTTTAGTTAATAATGCGGGGATTTATTTGGCGAAAAATATATTGGATTATCAAGTAGATGAAATTGATAAAGTCTTAGATATAAACGTTAAGGGATTTATTTATTTCTCACAAATGTTCGGCAAAAAATTGTTCCAAAGCCATCGTAAGGGAGTCATCATTAATATGTCTTCAGTGTCAGGCATGGAAGGCAGCTCAGATGCAATTTATGGGTTATCAAAAGCTGCCATACTAGGTTTAACTAAAAGCTGTGCCATGAATTTCTCACCATACATCCGAGTTAATGCTGTTGCTCCTACGATGGTTAATACGCCAATGATGGGTATGATACCTAATTGGAGAAAAGAGGAGTATTTAAGTCATCAACTCATCGATACGCCTGTCCTACCTGAAGATGTGGCTGATACTGTTATCTTCTTATTATCAGATAATGCCAAACATTATACAGGCGCAACGTTCGATATTAATAATGGAGGTTATCTACGGTAG
- a CDS encoding dimethylarginine dimethylaminohydrolase family protein yields MYKKLNTVIVKHPKEAFISQEHLRSEWKKFNYISEPDYMKAHQEYEQFLSIIKEHVGYIEFLPVSEKVGLDSLYAHDPVKFTKKGAMILKSGKKLRQPEAEIYKEFLQEKNIPILGEITGDAAADGGDLVWLDDRTLLIGRGYRTNDEAIRQIKEMTKDIVDECIVVQLPHDQGEEECLHLMSFISIVDENLAVVYSRLMPVFLRQMLIERGIQLVEVPDDEYRRLGCNVLAVAPRICVIVSGNPQTKQGLLDAGATVYEYEGNEISYLGTGGPTCLTCPVERI; encoded by the coding sequence ATGTACAAAAAGCTAAATACTGTCATTGTAAAGCATCCAAAAGAAGCCTTTATCAGCCAGGAGCATTTAAGGAGTGAGTGGAAAAAGTTCAACTATATCAGTGAGCCGGATTATATGAAAGCCCACCAGGAATACGAACAGTTTCTATCCATTATCAAGGAGCATGTCGGCTATATTGAATTTCTGCCGGTTTCAGAAAAGGTGGGGCTAGATTCGCTTTATGCACATGATCCCGTTAAATTTACGAAAAAAGGCGCAATGATTTTAAAATCAGGGAAAAAATTACGTCAGCCTGAAGCAGAAATTTATAAAGAATTTTTACAGGAAAAAAACATCCCGATTCTGGGGGAAATAACTGGTGATGCTGCAGCTGACGGGGGAGATCTTGTTTGGTTAGATGACCGCACTTTATTAATTGGACGCGGATATCGAACAAACGATGAGGCGATTCGCCAAATTAAAGAAATGACAAAAGATATAGTAGATGAATGTATAGTTGTTCAACTCCCGCATGATCAAGGAGAAGAGGAGTGTCTTCACCTTATGTCTTTTATAAGTATCGTAGATGAAAATCTTGCAGTGGTGTATTCACGTCTTATGCCGGTATTTTTAAGACAGATGCTGATAGAACGTGGCATCCAGTTGGTTGAAGTACCGGACGATGAATACCGGCGGCTCGGCTGTAATGTGCTGGCTGTTGCACCGCGCATCTGTGTCATTGTTTCCGGAAATCCTCAAACCAAACAGGGACTATTGGATGCAGGAGCGACTGTCTATGAATATGAAGGTAATGAAATTTCATATTTAGGCACTGGAGGACCAACATGCCTCACATGCCCAGTGGAACGTATTTAA
- a CDS encoding AraC family transcriptional regulator — translation MTINSRVRIPDGLWRGLKKLGINAHDLVRKSKMPLTVLTEQVVTVDQYYTLWQAYSDIIGDMEVGMLQLPTVFETTQYPPSVLAAYHARDYRDALERMARYKEMCPPEKLRIMEEDTNCVIELEWFDTEHAGPPLLVGTTLAFLLELGRRGTGYSIKAKSVEFTHSFGQVQAHEEYFGCPIHIGAERNSLTLQRDDLNRPFTSYNADLLEILTPVLEQTLEEQRHSHSITEIVKWMLKRNLTGERLDIQDVASELGMSERTLQRQLTYEETSFKELLKEARHEQSRQYLANPNLDIKEVAFLVGYKDQSSFYRAFRSWEGMTPLNWRAEYALINELS, via the coding sequence ATGACTATAAATTCTCGTGTTAGAATACCGGATGGACTTTGGAGGGGGCTAAAAAAACTTGGAATTAATGCTCATGATTTGGTTCGGAAATCAAAAATGCCGCTTACTGTACTAACTGAACAAGTTGTCACTGTTGACCAATATTACACATTATGGCAAGCATATTCCGATATCATCGGTGACATGGAAGTTGGAATGCTGCAACTTCCGACAGTATTTGAAACAACACAGTATCCCCCGTCTGTACTGGCAGCTTACCATGCCCGTGATTATCGGGATGCTCTTGAAAGAATGGCTCGGTACAAAGAAATGTGTCCACCTGAAAAATTACGCATTATGGAGGAAGACACAAATTGTGTAATTGAACTGGAATGGTTTGATACGGAGCATGCGGGACCACCCCTACTTGTTGGGACCACTCTCGCGTTTTTATTGGAACTTGGACGACGAGGCACCGGTTATTCTATAAAAGCGAAATCAGTGGAATTTACACATTCATTTGGTCAAGTACAGGCGCATGAAGAATACTTTGGCTGCCCTATCCACATAGGAGCAGAACGTAATAGTCTGACATTGCAAAGAGATGACCTTAATCGCCCTTTTACTTCCTACAACGCTGACTTACTGGAGATCTTAACACCAGTATTGGAGCAAACATTAGAGGAACAGCGACACAGTCACTCCATAACAGAGATAGTTAAGTGGATGTTGAAACGCAATTTAACAGGAGAACGACTCGACATACAAGATGTAGCAAGTGAGCTCGGCATGAGCGAACGAACCTTACAGCGCCAGCTTACTTATGAAGAGACCAGCTTTAAGGAGCTGCTAAAGGAAGCCCGTCATGAACAGTCAAGACAGTACTTGGCTAATCCTAATCTAGATATTAAAGAAGTGGCATTTCTTGTTGGATATAAAGATCAGAGCTCGTTTTATCGAGCCTTCCGTAGCTGGGAAGGTATGACCCCTTTAAATTGGCGCGCTGAATATGCACTTATAAACGAACTAAGTTGA
- a CDS encoding DUF6440 family protein — protein sequence MDSKRFEIIYTQGKLELFKIIRDNQTGVLYMLNLTAAGSGLTVMVDQEGKPLVDENFKK from the coding sequence ATGGATAGCAAACGTTTTGAAATTATTTATACCCAAGGAAAGCTAGAACTTTTTAAGATTATTCGTGATAATCAGACGGGGGTTCTATACATGTTGAATCTAACTGCTGCTGGAAGTGGATTAACCGTTATGGTTGATCAAGAAGGAAAACCTTTGGTAGATGAGAATTTTAAAAAATAG
- a CDS encoding amino acid permease, producing MVEEEGQKNQLNRSMKRRHLFMLSLGGVIGTGLFLNAGYTINQAGAGGALIGYLFGGVILYLVMVCLGELAVYMPVTGSFQTYASKFISPSAGFSLGWMYFIGSATTAGVEFTAAGILMKRWFPDISVWVWCAIFILLLFALNALTTRGFAEAEYWFSGIKVVAVIFFIIIGFSAILGIIPLADRPAPYMEHLAPKGLFPAGIAIVFVTMMNVIFSYQGSELIGIAAGESEEPQKNIPRAIRNVLFRIIIFYIASIIILSAIFPTQELGILESPFVTLMDLAGIPFAPDIMNFVILTAILSVGNSCIYASTRLLWAMAHDGMAPGVFGKLSKRKVPFTALVFTMIFSLLSLLTSVFAAETVFVLLMSIAGISVTISWMGIALSQFMFRRKYIQAGGKVEDLKYKVPFYPIIPLICIIFCVSILVFLAFDPTQLAGLLIGIGFLLVSYLFYYFKNRKTHKVSSNNEIGA from the coding sequence ATGGTTGAGGAAGAGGGTCAGAAGAATCAATTAAACCGGTCGATGAAGCGCCGTCATTTATTTATGCTATCTTTGGGTGGAGTAATAGGAACTGGATTGTTTTTAAACGCCGGCTACACGATCAATCAAGCGGGAGCAGGAGGGGCTTTGATCGGATATTTATTCGGTGGAGTCATTTTGTATCTTGTCATGGTTTGCTTGGGTGAGCTTGCTGTGTACATGCCTGTTACGGGATCGTTCCAGACTTATGCCAGTAAATTTATTAGTCCTTCGGCTGGTTTCTCGTTAGGCTGGATGTATTTTATTGGTTCAGCCACAACAGCTGGAGTAGAATTTACGGCTGCCGGAATATTGATGAAACGCTGGTTTCCGGATATCTCCGTATGGGTGTGGTGTGCCATATTCATCCTTCTTTTGTTCGCACTCAATGCCTTAACAACAAGAGGCTTTGCTGAAGCGGAATATTGGTTTTCCGGCATTAAAGTTGTAGCTGTGATCTTCTTTATTATTATTGGCTTCAGTGCCATCTTGGGCATCATACCACTTGCGGACAGGCCGGCGCCATATATGGAACATTTAGCTCCTAAAGGCCTTTTCCCTGCTGGAATTGCCATCGTGTTTGTAACGATGATGAATGTCATCTTTTCCTATCAGGGATCAGAATTAATCGGAATTGCGGCCGGTGAAAGCGAGGAGCCTCAAAAGAATATTCCTCGTGCGATTCGAAATGTCCTTTTTAGAATCATCATTTTTTATATTGCTTCTATTATTATATTATCCGCCATTTTTCCAACACAAGAGCTCGGGATATTAGAAAGCCCGTTTGTAACCTTGATGGACTTGGCTGGAATTCCATTTGCCCCTGATATCATGAATTTTGTTATCCTAACAGCTATTTTATCTGTAGGAAACTCTTGTATTTATGCTTCGACCCGCTTACTTTGGGCGATGGCTCATGATGGAATGGCACCTGGAGTTTTTGGAAAACTCTCAAAACGAAAGGTTCCGTTCACAGCTCTAGTATTCACCATGATCTTTTCCCTTTTATCATTACTCACAAGCGTATTTGCAGCTGAAACCGTGTTTGTATTATTAATGTCAATTGCAGGTATTTCTGTCACCATCTCATGGATGGGAATCGCTCTCTCTCAATTCATGTTCCGACGTAAGTATATACAAGCAGGTGGAAAGGTAGAGGATCTAAAATACAAAGTCCCATTCTACCCAATCATCCCGCTGATTTGTATAATATTCTGTGTCTCTATTCTAGTATTCCTGGCCTTTGACCCAACTCAGCTGGCAGGACTGCTTATTGGAATAGGATTTCTGCTTGTCAGCTATCTATTCTATTACTTCAAAAATCGAAAAACTCATAAAGTTAGTTCAAATAATGAAATTGGTGCATGA
- a CDS encoding M20 family metallopeptidase codes for MTQLRWGTPDALRRLLCEVVSWKSMTLTDGERKFPFKVTAKLKELTYFRENPDHLGHHDADLDRCFVTALYKHPDATETIVLISHFDTVNTEEYGDLREYAHFPEELTKLLHSRADELSEEARQDLLSGEFLFGRGTMDMKMGLVMHMGLLEKATVEHWPINLILLTVPDEEVNSSGMRAAVQKLLELKEKHQLTYKLFLNGEPVFTQEPGDRNYYVYSGSIGKIMPAALFYGKETHVGEPLSGITAPYIASFLTQRMEWNLTLQETEMGEQTPLPVTLQQKDLRLEYSAQTPYRSAALYNVFLMKRNAGEIMDIFEKVALNAAHACNEAYKEICSERNVSPVGEVRVLRYEELEKHAVRKFGTDFVAGIKDLVQKKAEWDDREKSIRIADTLIIQCQELTPAIVLLYAPPYYPAVNSSEDKLVAECIEYVKQQGFEKFGLPVNQVHYFNGISDLSYVNYQDTDDGWIVFKENTPVWGGSYSIPFDGMTQLQAPVLNVGPFGKDAHKRTERLHIKSAFEEVPALVEGMVKMLAKKHLMVSGATS; via the coding sequence ATGACACAGCTAAGGTGGGGAACCCCAGATGCATTGCGCAGATTATTGTGCGAAGTAGTAAGCTGGAAAAGTATGACACTTACGGATGGAGAGCGTAAATTTCCTTTTAAAGTGACAGCGAAGCTCAAGGAGTTGACCTATTTTCGAGAGAATCCTGATCACTTGGGGCACCATGATGCCGATTTAGATCGCTGCTTTGTTACCGCTTTATATAAACATCCGGATGCCACAGAAACGATCGTGTTAATCAGCCACTTTGATACAGTAAATACAGAAGAATATGGTGATCTTCGGGAGTACGCGCATTTCCCGGAGGAATTGACGAAATTGCTTCATTCCAGGGCAGATGAGCTGTCGGAAGAAGCCAGGCAGGATCTTCTCTCGGGAGAGTTCTTATTTGGCAGGGGCACGATGGATATGAAAATGGGGCTTGTCATGCATATGGGATTATTAGAAAAGGCAACTGTTGAACATTGGCCTATTAATCTGATCTTGCTGACGGTTCCGGATGAAGAAGTGAACTCTTCCGGTATGCGTGCAGCGGTTCAGAAACTTTTAGAATTGAAGGAAAAACATCAGCTCACCTATAAGCTTTTCTTGAACGGGGAACCGGTATTTACGCAAGAACCGGGTGACAGGAACTATTATGTGTATTCAGGCTCTATTGGTAAAATCATGCCTGCTGCTCTTTTTTATGGAAAAGAAACGCATGTGGGGGAACCGCTTAGCGGCATTACAGCGCCTTATATTGCCTCATTTCTAACACAAAGAATGGAGTGGAATTTAACACTGCAGGAAACGGAGATGGGAGAGCAAACTCCGCTCCCGGTGACACTGCAGCAAAAGGATCTTCGTCTGGAGTATTCCGCGCAAACACCTTATCGTTCAGCGGCTTTGTACAATGTATTTTTAATGAAACGGAATGCCGGGGAAATCATGGATATTTTCGAAAAGGTAGCGCTAAATGCAGCTCACGCCTGCAACGAAGCCTATAAAGAAATCTGCAGTGAACGGAATGTATCTCCCGTAGGTGAGGTGCGTGTGCTGCGCTATGAAGAACTGGAAAAGCATGCCGTTCGAAAATTTGGTACAGATTTTGTTGCGGGTATCAAAGACTTGGTACAGAAAAAAGCGGAATGGGATGACCGGGAGAAATCTATCCGAATTGCTGATACGTTAATCATTCAGTGTCAGGAGCTGACACCGGCAATCGTTCTGCTTTATGCACCTCCTTATTATCCGGCAGTCAATTCCTCAGAGGATAAGCTAGTCGCAGAATGTATCGAATATGTAAAACAACAAGGCTTTGAAAAGTTTGGGCTGCCTGTTAACCAAGTTCACTATTTTAATGGAATTAGCGATTTAAGCTATGTCAATTATCAGGATACGGATGACGGCTGGATCGTATTTAAAGAAAACACGCCGGTTTGGGGCGGCAGCTACAGCATTCCATTCGATGGAATGACACAGCTCCAAGCACCGGTACTAAACGTAGGCCCATTCGGAAAAGACGCTCACAAACGAACCGAACGCCTCCACATCAAAAGCGCCTTCGAAGAAGTACCCGCACTTGTAGAAGGGATGGTCAAAATGCTGGCAAAAAAGCACCTAATGGTGTCAGGCGCAACTAGTTGA
- a CDS encoding SDR family NAD(P)-dependent oxidoreductase: MELLKKTALVTGSTKGIGKAIAKELAKEGVNILINGRNYEEVERTVQEIKSEFPLTSPQNAAADIVDVQQREELFKKFPNVDILVNNMGIYEIMQYEDVTDELWQKYFETNVLAANGLCKHYLPKMLDNNDGRIIFIASEEAVMPSGQMPQYCMTKSMLLSLAKSLSILTKGTEVTVNTIMPGPTLSENVQDIIEGIYRNENITFSEKEKQFMVNNLPQSEIQRFIRPFEIGRLAAFLCSPYASAFKGSPIRMDGGMVPTIF; this comes from the coding sequence ATGGAATTATTGAAAAAAACCGCTTTAGTTACAGGCTCAACAAAAGGCATAGGTAAAGCAATAGCGAAAGAATTGGCTAAAGAAGGAGTTAATATTCTCATAAATGGACGCAATTATGAGGAGGTAGAACGAACTGTACAGGAAATCAAATCAGAATTCCCGCTAACTTCTCCTCAAAATGCTGCAGCCGATATTGTGGATGTTCAACAAAGAGAGGAATTATTTAAAAAATTCCCGAATGTAGACATTTTAGTTAACAATATGGGTATTTACGAAATCATGCAATACGAGGATGTTACGGATGAACTATGGCAAAAATATTTCGAAACTAACGTATTAGCCGCAAATGGATTATGTAAACATTATCTACCAAAAATGCTGGACAATAATGATGGCCGCATCATCTTTATTGCAAGTGAAGAAGCAGTAATGCCCTCTGGACAAATGCCTCAGTATTGTATGACAAAATCAATGCTGCTATCATTGGCAAAAAGCTTGTCTATACTAACAAAAGGAACAGAAGTTACCGTCAATACGATTATGCCGGGACCAACACTTTCTGAAAATGTCCAGGATATTATTGAGGGTATTTACAGAAATGAAAACATAACCTTTTCAGAAAAAGAAAAACAATTCATGGTCAATAATCTGCCACAATCTGAAATACAGCGATTTATCAGACCGTTTGAAATAGGAAGACTAGCTGCATTCTTATGCAGTCCCTATGCATCTGCATTTAAAGGCTCACCAATCCGTATGGATGGAGGAATGGTCCCGACCATTTTTTAA
- a CDS encoding IclR family transcriptional regulator has product MQTIDRAMQVIKVLAKNDTRMWISITDLSKECDLPVSTLHRLLQSMKQHGLIQQDPDLKLYSMGNTWLEYGLKMYDTFDFVGLIRPEMEKLMHEVEESVYFSKPIGLESLVVERIDCLNNPIRINDQLGIRIPLNIGAANKVLLANMPNSESVKVINSLVPSEERDSFIKLLSKVRRQGYGESHGEQTPGTSSVAAPIFDHANELLGAISIGYVNFNITEERQNCLIEKVIEYGMRICNKLGSKY; this is encoded by the coding sequence ATGCAGACAATCGATCGTGCCATGCAGGTAATCAAGGTTTTGGCTAAAAATGACACAAGAATGTGGATTTCCATTACAGATTTATCAAAGGAATGCGACTTGCCTGTCAGTACACTTCATCGGCTCCTGCAATCCATGAAGCAGCACGGACTTATTCAACAGGACCCAGATTTGAAATTATATTCTATGGGTAACACCTGGTTAGAATATGGACTTAAAATGTATGACACCTTTGATTTTGTTGGACTGATTCGCCCAGAGATGGAAAAATTAATGCATGAGGTGGAGGAGAGTGTGTATTTTAGCAAGCCAATTGGATTAGAATCACTTGTAGTTGAAAGAATTGATTGTCTCAACAATCCGATTCGAATCAATGATCAGCTGGGGATTCGAATCCCGTTGAATATTGGGGCAGCCAACAAAGTGTTATTAGCCAATATGCCTAACTCCGAGTCTGTTAAAGTTATTAATTCCTTAGTGCCATCTGAGGAAAGAGATTCGTTTATAAAACTATTAAGCAAAGTTAGAAGGCAGGGTTATGGGGAGAGTCATGGCGAACAAACGCCTGGAACCTCTTCTGTCGCTGCGCCTATTTTCGATCACGCAAATGAACTCCTGGGAGCCATAAGCATCGGATATGTTAATTTCAATATCACAGAAGAAAGACAAAACTGCTTAATCGAAAAAGTAATCGAATACGGAATGCGAATCTGCAATAAATTAGGGAGTAAATACTGA
- a CDS encoding YunG family protein produces the protein MENNTFKIEQIMNALSKSWSLESSSKWSKYNPAKGQCGVTTLVVNDLLDGEIKKTKLPDGWHFYNIINGRRHDFTASQFIEDILYMDNPSNREEAYKDTNDKQYNYLKQNVLINLDTLFI, from the coding sequence ATGGAGAATAACACGTTTAAAATAGAACAAATAATGAATGCTTTGTCTAAATCTTGGTCTTTAGAATCAAGTTCAAAATGGAGTAAGTATAATCCTGCAAAGGGGCAATGTGGTGTTACCACATTAGTAGTAAATGATCTATTAGATGGAGAAATAAAGAAAACTAAATTACCTGATGGATGGCATTTTTATAATATTATTAATGGAAGACGACACGACTTTACAGCTTCTCAATTTATAGAAGACATCTTATATATGGATAATCCTTCAAATAGAGAAGAAGCATATAAAGATACTAATGATAAACAGTATAATTATCTAAAACAGAATGTTTTAATCAATTTAGATACATTATTCATCTAA
- a CDS encoding heavy-metal-associated domain-containing protein, with amino-acid sequence MKQLTIFIKEATSEEPIQTLETILMKLDGIERALVDIDDGEVKITYDERQVGHEKITNWIQQHGLHLLN; translated from the coding sequence TTGAAGCAATTAACTATTTTTATTAAAGAAGCAACAAGTGAAGAACCGATTCAAACATTAGAAACGATTCTCATGAAATTGGATGGCATTGAGAGAGCTTTGGTGGACATCGATGATGGTGAAGTAAAGATTACATACGACGAAAGACAAGTTGGCCATGAAAAAATTACAAATTGGATTCAACAACATGGTTTACATCTTCTTAACTAA
- a CDS encoding dimethylarginine dimethylaminohydrolase family protein produces MLRESTTKSSQAAKMFHNTIVKRPGSTFINGLTTSDLGTPILEKALEQHDAYIEALKTCGTEVTVLQSNDQFPDSTFVEDTAVLTAEFAVISNPGAEKRNGEIHEIKPAVKSFFDKIYYIKAPGTLDGGDILQIEDHFYIGVSTRTNQEGAEQLKQILEAEGYNATIVPLQKFFHLKTGIAYIGNQTIVVAGEFVDHPDFNSYQKIVVPPEEEYAANCIRVNDYIIVPSGYPQTKQKINEAGFRTIELDTSEFRKLDGGLSCLSLRF; encoded by the coding sequence ATGTTAAGAGAATCAACAACAAAATCATCACAAGCTGCAAAAATGTTTCATAACACAATTGTAAAAAGACCCGGCTCAACTTTTATCAATGGATTAACAACATCTGACCTTGGAACACCTATTTTAGAAAAAGCATTAGAGCAGCATGATGCCTATATTGAAGCACTTAAAACATGCGGTACAGAAGTAACTGTTCTTCAAAGCAATGATCAATTCCCGGATTCTACGTTTGTAGAAGATACAGCTGTTTTAACTGCAGAGTTCGCAGTTATTTCCAACCCTGGTGCGGAAAAAAGAAATGGCGAAATTCACGAAATAAAGCCGGCAGTCAAATCCTTCTTTGATAAAATCTACTATATTAAAGCGCCTGGCACACTTGATGGCGGCGATATTTTACAAATCGAAGATCACTTTTACATTGGCGTCTCTACCCGGACGAACCAGGAAGGCGCCGAACAGCTTAAGCAAATTTTAGAAGCCGAAGGCTATAATGCAACCATCGTTCCATTACAAAAATTCTTCCACCTGAAAACTGGAATAGCATATATTGGCAATCAAACGATTGTCGTTGCTGGAGAATTTGTAGACCACCCGGATTTTAATTCCTATCAAAAAATTGTTGTTCCTCCGGAAGAGGAATATGCAGCAAACTGTATTCGCGTCAACGACTATATCATCGTTCCATCCGGATACCCGCAAACAAAGCAAAAAATTAATGAAGCCGGCTTCCGCACGATTGAACTTGATACATCTGAGTTCCGTAAACTTGATGGCGGATTAAGCTGTTTGTCACTTCGTTTTTAA
- a CDS encoding antibiotic biosynthesis monooxygenase family protein, protein MSGIAKTLQPPYYAVIFSSQRTEGDRGYGKMAEKMVELASQQMGFLGVESARDEGLGITVSYWDSLDTIKNWKEHLVHLVAQDRGKNEWYKSFALRVCKVERDNFYEM, encoded by the coding sequence TTGAGTGGAATTGCTAAAACTCTTCAACCACCTTACTATGCGGTTATATTTTCCTCACAGCGAACTGAAGGTGACAGAGGTTACGGAAAAATGGCGGAAAAAATGGTAGAGTTAGCTTCTCAGCAGATGGGATTCTTAGGTGTAGAAAGTGCAAGAGATGAAGGGTTAGGAATTACAGTTTCATATTGGGATTCCTTAGATACGATAAAGAATTGGAAGGAACACTTAGTACATCTAGTTGCACAGGATAGAGGTAAAAATGAATGGTACAAGAGCTTCGCACTCAGAGTGTGTAAAGTAGAAAGGGATAACTTTTACGAAATGTAA